The Polaribacter sp. HaHaR_3_91 genomic sequence GGTATTTTAGCAATTTCTGCAGAATATAGAATAAAAAAGACACACGGCACTTCTCCTTTTGAGTGTGTAGAAGATGGTAAATCTGCCATTCGTTGGGTTCGTGAAAATGCGATAAAACTAAACATAGATCCCAACAAAATTGTTGCAAGTGGAGGTTCTGCCGGCGGACATGTGGCATTAACTACAGCGGTAATAAAGGGATTAGAAAATGCTGATGAAAATTTATCCGTAAGTTCTGTTCCTAACGCAGTAGTTGCTTACAATCCTGTTTCAGATACTACAGAAAAAGGATATGGTGCTAAAAAAGTAGCAGGTAGAGAAACAGAAATTTCTCCAACGCATCAGGTGAAAAAAAATATGCCACCTATGTTAATTTTTCATGGAACTAAAGATAAAACAGTGCCATTTGAAAATGCAAAACGTTTTACTAGATTGATGAAAGAAGCAGGTAATGAATGTGAATTGGTTGCGATTAAAGATGCTGATCATGGGTTTTTTAATGGCGATTTCTTTAGAAAAGGAGCAGGTAATAAATACTTCAATTTAACTACATATAAAACGGATGTTTTTTTAGAAAATTTAGGCTTTTTAAAAGGAAAACCAACACTTTCTGAAAACATACAAAAGGTATCTTGTGTTGGTGATAGCAATACAGAAGCTACATATCCTAAATTTTTACAAGAAAAACTAGGCAATAAGTACGAAGTAAAAAATTTCGGAAAAGGTGGTGCAACTTTAATTGAAGGAACAAATCATCCTTATTTTAAAAAGGAGGAATATAAAAAATCATTAAAATTTACGCCAGATGTTGTTTTAATTATGTTTGGTACCAACGATGCCAATGTAAAGTGGTGTTTAGATGAAACTAGAAAAACGGAATTTGTAGGTACACCTCAAGAAGAGTTTAAAAGTCAATATAAAAAATTGATAAAAGCCTATAAAAGTAATAATGAAAAAGCTGAAATTTATGTATTAACTCCGTTACCAATTTACGAACATGAAAAAAGTAGAGATTCAAAAATAAAGCAACGTATTGCAAACTTGCATGAATGGGTAATTCCTATTGTTAGAGAAGTTGCAAATGAAGAAAATGTGAATTTGATAGATGTAAATAAATTAATGAAAAAAGCCTATAAGTACACTGTTGATGGTGTTCACTTAAATCAAAAAGGATATAAAGTTTTAGCTAAGAAAATAGCCAAAAAAATTAAATAACCTACTTATTTAGTGAAATTAGAATTAAAAAAAGCATCTGTAACCA encodes the following:
- a CDS encoding GDSL-type esterase/lipase family protein, encoding MKSKKIIVTFLILVCTIFNIGAQDITPDSKILYKVIDGDSLYLHVFKPKVSKKSTAAIVFFFGGGWTGGSPKQFYQQSEYFASRGILAISAEYRIKKTHGTSPFECVEDGKSAIRWVRENAIKLNIDPNKIVASGGSAGGHVALTTAVIKGLENADENLSVSSVPNAVVAYNPVSDTTEKGYGAKKVAGRETEISPTHQVKKNMPPMLIFHGTKDKTVPFENAKRFTRLMKEAGNECELVAIKDADHGFFNGDFFRKGAGNKYFNLTTYKTDVFLENLGFLKGKPTLSENIQKVSCVGDSNTEATYPKFLQEKLGNKYEVKNFGKGGATLIEGTNHPYFKKEEYKKSLKFTPDVVLIMFGTNDANVKWCLDETRKTEFVGTPQEEFKSQYKKLIKAYKSNNEKAEIYVLTPLPIYEHEKSRDSKIKQRIANLHEWVIPIVREVANEENVNLIDVNKLMKKAYKYTVDGVHLNQKGYKVLAKKIAKKIK